Proteins co-encoded in one Acidobacteriota bacterium genomic window:
- a CDS encoding Glu/Leu/Phe/Val dehydrogenase, whose amino-acid sequence MSDDQSFNAFDMAQQQFDAVAEQLGLDQTTRDFLRTPMREYQFTIPVWMDDGTIKIFQGFRVQHNDSRGPCKGGIRFHPQETVDTVRALAMWMTWKCAVVDIPLGGGKGGVICDPHHLSQREQEGICRGWVRQVAYNVGPLQDVPAPDVMTNPQHMVWMLDEFERIHNRKLPGFITGKPVGLGGSLGRTEATGYGIIFMLREALAEKGVDIRSTKASFQGFGNVSQYAIKLYKEYGGTPVCVSCWDQAENTSYAFRKYKGIDLAELLRITDRFGGIDKNKAESLGYDVLPGEEWMSQDVDILIPAALENQITKDNVGRISPKVTVMVEGANGPTTLEADAVLKNRGIFLIPDFLANSGGVTCSYFEQVQCNQNYFWTRDEVLGKLDTQLTDAFLKVSALARESSVYMRDAAYMIAIQRVAEACKMRGWV is encoded by the coding sequence ATGAGCGACGACCAATCCTTCAACGCCTTCGACATGGCCCAGCAGCAGTTCGACGCCGTCGCCGAACAGCTGGGCCTGGACCAGACGACGCGGGACTTCCTGCGCACCCCCATGCGGGAGTACCAGTTCACCATCCCCGTGTGGATGGACGACGGGACCATCAAGATCTTCCAGGGCTTCCGCGTTCAGCACAACGACTCCCGGGGCCCGTGCAAGGGCGGGATCCGCTTCCACCCCCAGGAGACGGTGGACACCGTTCGGGCGCTGGCCATGTGGATGACCTGGAAGTGCGCGGTGGTGGACATCCCCCTGGGCGGCGGCAAGGGCGGCGTGATCTGCGACCCCCACCACCTCTCCCAGCGGGAGCAGGAGGGGATCTGCCGCGGGTGGGTCCGCCAGGTGGCCTACAACGTGGGCCCGCTGCAGGACGTCCCCGCGCCCGACGTCATGACCAACCCCCAGCACATGGTCTGGATGCTGGACGAGTTCGAGCGCATCCACAACCGCAAGCTCCCCGGCTTCATCACGGGGAAGCCCGTCGGCCTGGGCGGTTCCCTGGGGCGGACGGAGGCCACCGGTTACGGCATCATCTTCATGCTCCGGGAGGCCCTGGCGGAGAAGGGGGTCGATATCCGGTCCACGAAGGCCTCCTTCCAGGGTTTCGGCAATGTCTCCCAGTACGCCATCAAGCTTTACAAGGAGTACGGCGGCACCCCCGTCTGCGTCTCCTGCTGGGACCAGGCGGAGAACACCTCCTACGCCTTTCGCAAGTACAAGGGGATCGACCTCGCCGAGCTGCTGCGCATCACCGACCGTTTCGGCGGCATCGACAAGAACAAGGCCGAGAGCCTCGGTTACGACGTGCTGCCCGGCGAGGAGTGGATGTCCCAGGACGTGGACATCCTGATCCCCGCGGCGCTGGAGAACCAGATCACCAAGGACAACGTCGGCAGGATCAGCCCCAAGGTCACCGTGATGGTGGAAGGCGCCAACGGCCCCACCACCCTCGAGGCGGACGCCGTCCTGAAAAACCGCGGCATCTTCCTGATCCCCGACTTCCTGGCCAACTCGGGGGGGGTCACCTGCTCCTACTTCGAGCAGGTCCAGTGCAACCAGAACTACTTCTGGACCCGGGACGAGGTCCTCGGGAAGCTGGACACCCAGTTGACCGACGCCTTCCTCAAGGTCTCGGCGCTGGCCCGCGAGAGCAGCGTCTACATGCGGGACGCCGCCTACATGATCGCCATCCAGCGCGTGGCGGAGGCCTGCAAGATGCGCGGCTGGGTCTAG